From Emcibacter nanhaiensis, one genomic window encodes:
- a CDS encoding AMP-binding protein, translating into MSNYEQLISSWRASPEDFWKEAAEQLAWDTFPTRILQQNDDIYRWFADGTLSACHNLIDRHVKAGRGDQAALVYDSPMTGGVRSYSYDDLLEEVSRLAGAFRRAGVEKGDRVVIYMPMVPEAVFAMLACCRIGAVHSVVFGGFAARELAKRIDDATPKLVLSASCGLEPGRVVAYKPLLEEALQLSAHKPEQCVILQRPEHEAELKEGDADWRQFTEGAEPADCVVTNATDPLYVLYTSGTTGVPKGVVRDVGGYLTALSWSMEQIYGMQAGETYWAASDIGWVVGHSYIVYAPLLVGCTTILYEGKPIGTPDPGAFWRVIEDHKVKVLFTAPTALRAIKKEDPAGSYKEKYDVSSLTHLFLAGERADPDSLIWAHKLLDVPVIDHWWQTETGWPAIGNFAGAGLKPVKPGSAGLAVPGYDFHVLNKWHEELKPGEIGDLAIRLPLPPGCLPTLWHNEEGFRKSYLTQHPGYYSTGDAGFIDDEGYISIMSRTDDLINVAGHRLSTGAMEEVISNHAQVAECAVIGVNDAIKGALPVAFVVLFADAEGEAETIEKELIASVRHEIGPVAALKHVIAVKRLPKTRSGKILRGTMRSMANGEEFTPPATIDDHTILDEIEQALGAEGYPQ; encoded by the coding sequence ATGTCAAACTACGAACAACTGATCTCAAGCTGGCGCGCCTCGCCGGAAGATTTCTGGAAAGAGGCGGCGGAACAGCTCGCCTGGGACACATTTCCGACCCGCATCCTGCAGCAAAATGACGATATCTATCGCTGGTTTGCCGATGGTACCTTAAGCGCCTGCCATAACCTGATCGACCGTCATGTGAAGGCGGGGCGCGGCGACCAGGCGGCACTGGTCTATGACAGCCCGATGACCGGCGGGGTCAGAAGCTACAGCTATGACGACCTGCTGGAGGAGGTGTCGCGCCTGGCCGGCGCATTCCGGCGCGCCGGGGTGGAGAAGGGTGACCGGGTCGTGATCTACATGCCCATGGTGCCGGAAGCGGTGTTCGCCATGCTGGCCTGTTGCCGCATCGGCGCGGTCCATTCAGTAGTGTTCGGCGGCTTTGCGGCGCGCGAACTGGCCAAGCGGATTGACGATGCCACACCAAAGCTGGTGCTGTCCGCCTCCTGCGGGCTCGAGCCGGGGCGGGTGGTGGCTTACAAGCCGCTGCTGGAGGAAGCGCTGCAACTTTCCGCCCACAAGCCGGAACAATGCGTGATCCTGCAGCGCCCGGAACATGAAGCTGAGCTGAAAGAGGGCGACGCCGACTGGCGGCAGTTTACAGAGGGTGCAGAGCCGGCTGATTGTGTGGTCACCAATGCCACTGATCCGCTCTATGTCCTCTATACCTCCGGCACCACCGGGGTGCCCAAGGGTGTGGTGCGGGATGTGGGCGGCTACCTCACGGCTCTTTCCTGGAGCATGGAACAGATCTACGGCATGCAGGCAGGCGAGACCTATTGGGCGGCCTCCGATATCGGCTGGGTCGTGGGCCACAGCTATATCGTCTATGCCCCGCTGCTGGTGGGCTGCACTACCATCCTTTATGAGGGCAAACCGATCGGCACCCCGGATCCGGGGGCCTTCTGGCGGGTGATCGAGGACCATAAGGTCAAGGTGTTGTTCACCGCCCCGACCGCGCTTCGCGCCATCAAGAAGGAAGATCCGGCGGGGTCGTACAAGGAAAAATATGACGTCTCGTCGCTGACCCATCTGTTCCTGGCTGGGGAACGGGCCGACCCGGACAGCCTGATCTGGGCGCACAAGCTGCTCGACGTGCCGGTGATCGACCACTGGTGGCAGACCGAGACCGGCTGGCCGGCGATCGGTAACTTCGCCGGGGCGGGGCTGAAGCCTGTCAAGCCGGGCAGTGCGGGCCTGGCGGTGCCGGGCTATGACTTCCATGTGTTGAACAAATGGCATGAGGAACTGAAACCAGGCGAGATCGGCGACCTGGCGATCAGGCTGCCGCTGCCGCCGGGTTGCCTGCCGACGCTGTGGCACAATGAGGAAGGGTTCAGGAAATCCTACCTGACCCAGCATCCGGGCTATTACAGCACCGGCGATGCGGGCTTTATTGACGACGAGGGCTATATCTCGATCATGAGCCGGACTGACGACCTGATCAATGTGGCCGGTCACCGGCTCTCGACCGGGGCGATGGAGGAAGTGATCAGCAATCACGCCCAGGTGGCGGAATGCGCGGTGATCGGGGTCAATGACGCAATCAAGGGCGCCCTGCCGGTGGCCTTCGTCGTGCTGTTCGCCGATGCCGAGGGCGAGGCCGAGACGATCGAAAAGGAACTGATCGCCAGCGTGCGCCACGAGATCGGCCCGGTGGCGGCCCTGAAGCATGTGATTGCGGTCAAGCGCCTGCCCAAGACCCGCTCCGGCAAGATCCTCAGGGGCACCATGCGGTCCATGGCCAACGGCGAGGAGTTTACGCCGCCCGCCACCATTGATGATCACACCATTCTCGATGAAATCGAACAGGCGCTTGGCGCCGAAGGATACCCGCAGTAA
- a CDS encoding enoyl-CoA hydratase/isomerase family protein, which translates to MTGQQSIICTLEDGLCRLTLNRPDKLNALNVHIFEEIAAHLDTLDYNRVGCLLLSGAGRSFCAGHDLDDLASGDEGGQTERIENGLVERLATLPFPVVASVRGHCYTGGLELVLAADIIVAAENARFADTHAKFDLVPIWGLSQRLPRRVGMAKAKEMIFASRTYSGAEAVKMGLANLAVPEEELDSEVEALCADILANSRRSNRAIKKLLQDTDGMSLAAGNAWELHHSEGHGPGFAELIRSVRAGKEKNDESTW; encoded by the coding sequence ATGACGGGACAGCAATCAATCATTTGTACGCTTGAGGATGGCCTGTGCCGCCTGACGCTTAACCGGCCGGACAAACTCAACGCCTTGAATGTTCATATATTCGAGGAAATTGCCGCCCATCTCGACACCCTGGACTATAATAGGGTCGGCTGCCTGCTGCTCAGCGGCGCCGGGCGCAGTTTCTGTGCGGGCCATGACCTCGATGACCTGGCGTCCGGGGACGAAGGCGGCCAGACGGAGCGCATAGAAAACGGTCTGGTGGAACGTCTGGCGACCCTGCCGTTTCCGGTGGTGGCCAGCGTGCGCGGCCACTGTTATACTGGCGGGCTGGAGCTGGTGCTGGCCGCCGATATTATCGTGGCCGCGGAAAATGCCCGTTTCGCCGACACCCATGCGAAATTCGACCTGGTGCCGATCTGGGGACTGAGTCAGCGCCTGCCGCGCCGGGTCGGCATGGCAAAGGCGAAAGAAATGATATTTGCCTCGCGGACCTATTCGGGGGCAGAGGCGGTGAAAATGGGCTTGGCCAACCTCGCCGTGCCCGAGGAGGAACTGGATAGCGAGGTTGAAGCCCTGTGCGCCGATATTCTGGCCAACAGCCGCCGCTCCAACCGGGCGATCAAGAAACTGTTGCAGGATACTGACGGTATGAGCCTCGCCGCCGGCAATGCCTGGGAGCTGCATCACAGTGAAGGACACGGACCGGGGTTTGCGGAGCTGATCCGTTCTGTCCGGGCCGGGAAGGAAAAAAACGATGAAAGCACTTGGTAA
- a CDS encoding valine--pyruvate transaminase has translation MKLSAFGQKFAGQSGIVSLMEDLGTALSDNPDILFMGGGNPARIKPVEDIFRQRLQAILDDPDKCHGLLGTYQAHQGDKAFMEQVADFLNRQFGWNLSWRNIAVSNGSQPAFFVLYNMFAGQMADGSQRTIHLPLAPEYLGYADAGLSDDFYTATRPTIEYLDDNLFKYHVDFSKLKLGDSTGALCVSRPTNPTGNVLTDDEVEHLDAMAKAADIPLIIDGAYGLPFPGIIFTDARPLWNDNIVLMLSLSKLGLPGARTGIIVAREEIINAFANATTIVNLSCGTLGPALMKGFFEGDEFLDMCRTHITPFYRDRAMAATQWCREDMQGLPFHIHKPEGAIFLWLWFEGLPITSQELYERLKTRGVLIIPGQNFFVGLRDDWRHKHECIRMSYAQDEKTVREGIRIIAEEVRSLYETEA, from the coding sequence GTGAAACTTTCCGCCTTTGGTCAAAAATTCGCCGGCCAGTCCGGTATCGTCAGCCTGATGGAAGATCTGGGCACCGCGCTTAGCGACAACCCGGATATCCTGTTTATGGGCGGCGGCAATCCCGCCCGCATCAAGCCTGTGGAGGATATTTTCCGCCAGCGGCTGCAGGCCATCCTCGACGATCCGGACAAATGCCACGGCCTCTTGGGCACCTACCAGGCGCACCAAGGCGACAAGGCCTTCATGGAACAGGTCGCCGACTTCCTCAATCGCCAGTTCGGCTGGAACCTCAGCTGGCGCAATATTGCCGTATCCAACGGCAGTCAGCCGGCCTTCTTCGTGCTCTACAACATGTTTGCCGGGCAAATGGCCGACGGCAGCCAGCGCACCATTCACCTGCCGCTGGCCCCGGAATATCTCGGCTATGCCGACGCCGGCCTGAGCGACGACTTTTATACCGCCACCCGGCCGACCATTGAATATCTCGACGACAACCTGTTCAAATATCATGTGGATTTTTCCAAGCTCAAGCTGGGTGACAGCACTGGCGCCTTGTGTGTGTCGCGCCCCACCAATCCGACCGGCAATGTGCTGACCGATGACGAGGTGGAGCATCTGGATGCCATGGCCAAGGCAGCCGATATTCCTTTGATTATCGACGGCGCCTACGGCCTGCCCTTCCCCGGCATCATCTTCACCGACGCCAGGCCCCTGTGGAACGACAATATCGTCCTCATGCTGAGCCTGTCCAAGCTTGGCCTGCCCGGAGCGCGGACCGGCATCATTGTCGCGCGGGAGGAAATCATCAACGCCTTCGCCAACGCCACCACCATTGTCAATCTCAGCTGCGGCACCCTGGGCCCGGCGCTGATGAAGGGTTTCTTCGAGGGGGACGAGTTCCTGGATATGTGCCGGACCCATATCACCCCCTTCTACCGGGACCGCGCCATGGCTGCGACACAATGGTGCCGGGAGGATATGCAGGGCCTGCCGTTCCATATCCACAAGCCGGAAGGGGCCATTTTCCTATGGCTGTGGTTCGAGGGTCTGCCCATCACCAGCCAGGAGCTATACGAACGGCTCAAAACGCGCGGCGTGCTGATCATCCCGGGACAGAATTTCTTTGTCGGCCTCAGGGACGACTGGCGGCACAAGCATGAATGCATCCGCATGTCCTATGCCCAGGACGAGAAAACCGTGCGCGAAGGCATCCGCATCATCGCCGAGGAAGTGCGCTCACTCTACGAAACCGAGGCCTAG
- a CDS encoding tyrosine-protein phosphatase gives MKALGKLNFRDLGGIAAPGGKMRHGLVYRSEGPASFNELHHAELADLGIRLVCDLRSEEEQRTKPNDWAEQARFLSLDVLADLRNKQNGGWEKLMENPTVQGAREAMIYNYQVIPAALQPHLREFTDLLVGGTLPALIHCAAGKDRTGVLVALLLRMINAQEADIMHDYMQSARFGQNPANLDIIRGGFQRRLGFEPADEVLMPIIGVEPDYLAAAFEAIDELSGSLEAYFAGAGIDDAKRDALARLLLE, from the coding sequence ATGAAAGCACTTGGTAAGCTCAATTTTCGCGATCTCGGCGGCATTGCGGCGCCGGGCGGCAAGATGCGCCACGGGCTGGTTTATCGTTCGGAGGGACCGGCCAGTTTCAACGAACTCCACCATGCCGAACTGGCGGATCTGGGCATCAGGCTGGTCTGTGACCTGAGGTCAGAAGAAGAACAGCGAACCAAACCCAATGACTGGGCAGAACAGGCCCGGTTTTTGAGCCTGGATGTACTTGCTGATTTGCGGAACAAACAAAACGGGGGCTGGGAGAAACTGATGGAAAATCCCACGGTCCAGGGTGCCCGCGAAGCGATGATCTACAATTACCAGGTTATTCCGGCTGCACTGCAGCCTCATCTTCGGGAATTTACAGACTTGCTGGTCGGCGGCACTCTGCCGGCGCTTATTCATTGTGCTGCGGGCAAGGACCGGACCGGGGTTCTGGTCGCTTTGCTGCTGAGGATGATCAATGCGCAAGAGGCGGACATTATGCACGACTATATGCAGTCCGCCCGTTTCGGCCAAAATCCCGCCAATCTCGATATTATCCGCGGCGGCTTCCAGCGCCGGCTCGGTTTTGAGCCGGCGGACGAAGTGCTGATGCCAATCATTGGCGTTGAGCCGGACTATCTGGCGGCCGCCTTCGAAGCCATTGATGAACTGTCGGGATCGCTGGAGGCCTATTTTGCCGGCGCAGGGATAGATGATGCAAAGCGTGACGCCCTTGCCCGGCTCCTGCTGGAATAG